Part of the Vicinamibacteria bacterium genome, GGTTGTTTTGGGAGCCCAGCTTCTCCAGCAGCGCGACCGTTTCCGGGAAGGGCTGGACGCGCTGCACCGGCCCGTTCGCCATGTCGGCCGTGGTCTGCCCGTTGCGGGCGAGCGCGGTAGCATCGGCACCCTTGGACACGAGATAGAGGATGAGCTCGTTATCTCCCCGGGCGGCCGCATGATGGAGCGGCGTGTAGCCATTGTGGTCCCTTGCGTTGACGTCGGCGCCCAGCTCTTCTACGAGGAATTTGACGGCCGGAAGCCAGCCGTCCGGCACGTGACGATGCGAGTTTCCGGCGAAGCCCTGCCCGTAGCCCACGCCCGAGGCGGCGTGGATGGGATAGACCGCCGGTCCACCCATCGGCACCGGCGGCAGCCCGGACCGATCGACGTCATCGACCTCGCCCAGCTCGGGGTCACGTCTTTCGGGCACCTTGATGGTGGGTAGGCTCGGATCGGCTCCGTAGGCCAGAAGCAGACGCATCGCAGTGATATCGAGCGCATAAGCCGCGCGCCAGAACGGCGTGGCGCCGGTTCGGTCGACGCCGAGCAGGTCCCGATTGTAAGTCGTGTACCAGAGCGTTTTCTTCAACCGGACGTTCGGGTCGACGCCAGCCTTCAACAGGGTTTCCATCACTTCCATATAAGTGAGTTTTTGCTGCAGGTAGGCGACGGGTTGAGGATGACGCGCCTTGGGCGCCCAATGCATGTTCAGAGCGGCGTAGAGCGGTGTGGCCCCGGCGTCGCTCGCCAGGTTCGGGTCGGCTCCGAGCTCGAAGAGCCTCATGGCGAGATCGAAATGACCATTGATCATGGCGATGAGCATGGGACTCGTCCCGTCCGCCCGGCTCACCTGGTTGATATCGGCCCCGCCTTTGATGAGGGCGAGAGCCGACTCGGTGTGGCCTTCGCGCGCGGCAAGGAGAAGGGGTGTCAGTCCGCCATGCATACCGACCAGGTCCGCATAGTTGAGGGGCTCGGGCTCGTTTCCTCTCTTCTCCGCTTCCTCTCTTTCCCTCTGGCTCTCGGCGATGGCTTGCGATCGCGCCTGGTCGCTCGTCGAGGGCGGCTGACCCACGACGTCTTTTTCCGTCGACCGGAGCTCCGCGACACGCCGATTCCGCTCGCGTCGTTCGGCCCGGTCCAGCTTGTTTCGCGCGGCCACGTCGACCATCTTGGCGGCAATCGCGGGATCGGCCCCGTGCTCGAGCAACACTTCGACGACGTCGGTGCGGCCCGCCGCGGCGGCGAACATCAGTGGGGTCTGTCCCCAGACCGGCTCTTTCGGATTCACCTCCGCGCCATGTTGTAACAAAATGGCGACGGCCTCGGCGCTTCCGGAGCCGGCGGCGAAATGAAGCGCGGTAGCACCGGTCGTCGTCGTTTCGTTGACTCGGCAGCCTGCCTCGAGCAGAGCCAGCACCACCGAGGATCTTCCCTCGGCGCTCGCCACGTGTAGCGGCCGGTGCTCGCCGATCCGCGTCTTAGCGTCCAGATTAGCGCCCGCCTCGATCAAGACTCGCGCGAGCTCCACGTTCCCGGTCTTGGCCGCCCAATGCAGAGCGGTCATCCCATCGCCCTGGGCGGCGTCGACGTCGGCACCTCGCTCGATCAGAGTCCGGACCTCGTCGATGTCGCTCAGCCTCGCCGCGTCAGCCACGTTGGACTCGGGCGAAGTCCGCGGAGTGACGGTCGCGGCCCAGAAGAGTGCCGCCAGGCTCATGAGGCCAAGAACCCCGCCTCCCGAGCCTCGTCGTGCGTTCGCCTCAAACATGGGCTTCTCCTCTCTCTAGTATTCAAAGCCGTGGCGGGACCCGTAATCGATCGTGCCGCCACGGCTCGGGCTGCTTACGGCGCGGCAGCCGCGCGGGGCTCGCTCCGCTCGCGCAGGGTGGACTGAGTTTTTCATCACCCTGCCAGTAATCAGATGGACAACGAGAACGGAGCGACGGCATCTCCGAAGCTTTGCACGTCGTCGAGGCCGAGCACGTGCATCAGGCTCAACATCACGTTTGCCATCGGCGTACCCGGCTCCGCCTTGAGATGAACGCCCCCCCCGAGCCTTCCATTCACCCCACCGACGACGAAGAGCGGGCACCGCTTGTGATTGTGCACGTTCGGATCTCCCATGGGAGAGCCATAAATGATCATCGATTTGTCCAGCAGGGTGGCGTCCGCCTCGTGGAGACTCTGCAGCTTGGCGAGAAGATAGGGGATGAGGCTCACGTGATATCGATTGATCCGAGAAAACTCCTCGATGTTCTTCTCCTTGTCGCCGTGGTGCGAGGCCGGATGAAACGGTTTGTCGACGCCGCTTTCGGGATAGACGCGCCCCGACGCGTCGCGACCCATCTTGAACGTGAACACCCGGGTGATGTCCGCCTCGATCGCGAGGGCCATGAGATCGAACATCAGCTTGACGTGCTCGTCGAAGGAATCGGGAACACCGGGCGGCGCTTCGGGCAGCTCGCGCACCTCTCCGCTCAGGTTGCGCTCCTCGACTTTTTGAATCCGCCGTTCGATCTCTCGCACGTTCTCGAGATATCGATCCAGCCGCTGTCGGTCGGCGGCGTCGAGTTTCGCCTGAAGCTCCGACACTTCACCGACGACGAAGTCGAGAACGCTCCGCGCGGTCTGCCGGCGGGCGGCCCTCTCTTCCGCGGTGCCACCGGCGCCGAAGAGCATGTCGAACGCAACCCGGGGATCGCGGATCATGGGCAGCGGTTCGGCGGGAGACTTCCAGCTGATCGTGTCCGTGTACACACAGGAGTAGCCGTAGGCACATCCGCCCGCCTGGTCCACATTCTCGATGCACAACTGCATCGAGGGAATGGGCGTGTCCTGGCCGAACCGTTGCGCGTAAATCTGATCGAGTGAGGTCCCGGCGTACACATCGGAGCTCTCGGTCTGCTTGGGATGTGCCTGCGTCAGAAAGACCGCGCTCGAGCGGAAATGGTCGCCGCCAATCTCCTTGGGGGCGAAAGCCTCGGCGTTGCGCACGTCGGTGTCGCTGACGATGGTGAGATAATCGCGGAACGGCTCGAGAGAGCTCATCGCCGTGGGGCCGAGATCGAAGTCTCTGCCGGTGGCGGCGGGGGACCAGAAATGTTGAGTGGATCCCCATTTGGTGCTGCCGGCCGAGCCGTGGACCATCTCGATGCAGATCAGGGGAGTGCGTTCGAACGACGACGTCGCCCAGGCTTTGCGCGCAGGCAACATCGCCTCCAGAAATGGCAGGGCTACGCTCGCACCCATCCCGCGGAGAAACGTACGGCGGGGAATGTGCTTCCCGGTTATGCATCCCATCGGACAGGCCTCCTGTGTGCTCGAATCAATGACTCCCGTTCGCCGTCGTCGGCTCGTCGATCACCGCGGCCTTCATGTGAAACGCCGGGCTCTTCACGACCCCGAGAATGAAGGCGGACATGCGATTGTCGTCTCCGGACGCATCGCGCTCGATCTTGCGGATCGCCGGCATGTCATAGTACTCGACTCGACGGCCCAGGGCGTAAGCCATGAGGTTCTCGGTGAACGTTCGTATAAACGACGTCGAGTGGTCCAGAAGGGCATCCCTGAGATCCGATGGGCTCTCGAGCGCCGTGCCGTCGTAGAGCTCTCCCGATGTATCGATGGGGACCCCGTTGTCCCGGATCCGCCACGCTCCCGTGGCATCGAAGTTCTCCAGGACGAGGCCGATCGGATCGATCACGCGATGACACGAATGGCAGGCGGGATCGGAGCGATGTTTCTCCAGCTGCTCGCGCACGGAAAGGAGACGGCCGTCTTCGGCATCCCCGGAAGCTTCCAGCTCCGGGACGTTGGGCGGAGGGGGTGGAGGCGGGCTTCCCAGGAGGACCTCCATGACCCACTTGCCTCGGAGCACCGGAGACGTTCGGCTGGCGTGCGAGGTCATGGTGAGGATGCTGCCGTGGCCAAGCAAGCCCCCGCGCCGCCCATCCGGGTAGGCGACCCGCCTGAAGTCACTGCCGATGACGCCGCGGATGTCGTAGTGTCGAGCGAGCCGCTCGTCGAGAAACGAGTAGTTCGCCTCGAGGAGCTCCAGCACGTTTCCGTCCTCGCGAATCAGGTTCTCGAAGAAGAGCTCCGTCTCGCGCCTCATCGAATTCTTGAGCTGATCGTGATAGTCGGGATAGAGCCGAACGTCCGGGTGCATTGGCTCCAGGTCCTGCAAGCGCAGCCATTGTGCGGCGAAGCGCGTCGCCAGAGCTTTCGAGCGAGGGTCGGCCAACATCCTTCGCACTTGCGCTTCGAGGGCTCTCGGCTCCGACAAGCCGCCCTCTCGGGCGCGGGCGACGAGCTCCTCGTCCGGCCCGGTGCCCCAAAGGAAGAAGGAGAGGCGCGCGGCCAGGTCCAGCTCGTCGAGGCGGTAGGCTTCCCCGTCTTCGGAGGAGGCGGGAGGCTCCTCGAAACGGAACACGAAATGGGGGCTCGCCAGGATCCCCTCGAGAGCGGTACGAATTCCCGATTCGAACCCTCCCGGTTCTTTGCCGAGTTCGTAGAGAGACATCAGCCGCTCGAGCTCGCTCGCTGACAGCGACCGTCGGTATGCCTGCGAGCTCAGGCGGGAAACGATTTCGCTGGCGCAGGAAGACTCGTCCTCCGGCGAAACGGGATGGCAGGTGAAGATCTTCCGGCGGCTTCCCGTCTCCGAGACCCCGGTTGCCTTGTACGGTCCGGTGATGGCCAGATCCCTCAAGTGGGGGAGGCTCGTCATCCCGTAGGCGTCGGCGATGCTGGTGCTGGCGATGGACCAATCATGGGGAGCGATCAGATCCTGCACCGGTCCTTCGAACTTCCGGATGAAGGCCGCGGCCACTCGATGCGCGCCGGCGCGGACGAAAACCGGATCGGTCCGCAAGTTCACGCCGTTCGGATCCGATACGTGCATCCACCGATCGATGTCGAGGAGCGCAATCCGCTCGCCGTTGACCGAGATCTCGATCTGCTCCGGGTTGTCGGCCGACGTGTGGAGGATGGCGGGAGCGCTCCCGTGGAGGGCCCCGGTGGTCTCGTGGTGGAAGGACACCCTGAATAGGTACTCGCCGTCCGCGGGGAAGTTGTGCGTCACCGAGACCCCTCCGCGGGTCCCGTACGGTGCTCCCTCGACCTGCTCCGTTTGTGAGGCCCAGCGCGTGACCTTGTAGGTCGCCTCTCTCGGAGTGGCGTTCGCATCGCCCACGGCCAGACGGCTCAGCTCGCTCGCCGCCCGGAGATAGCCTTCCATCAGCGTTGCCGAGAGCAGCTGCGCGTCGGCGATGTTGTCGAAATTGGCGCTCTTCGTGTCCAGGGGAAGGTAATCACCGGCATCGATGTCGAGGGCCAGAAGATCGTGGATCGAGGCCGCGTACTCGGCTCGATTGAGCCGCTGAAAAGTCCGCCGGCCGGGGTTCGGCCTACGCTCGGCCACGTTATCGAGCTGGGTCTCGAGCTCGTCCACGAGGGCCTTCAGGCCCTCTTCACTCGGTCGAGGAACGCCGGGGGGCGGCATCATTCCCGCTCTCAGCTTGCGGATCATCTTCTCCGCGAGCGCTGCATCGTTCGGGGCGGCGGAGACATCGAACGAGTCCAGCGACATGTTTCCCACCAGCGCGGCGTCGTTGTGACATTGCCAGCAGGTCTCTTCGATCACCGCACGGGCGAGCTCGAGCGACGAGGCCTCGACCGCGGCTTCCCGCCCGGTTTCGCCGTTGGCACCGGTCGCTCCGGACTCGTCCGGGTGAGTCAGCCACAAAGCCGCGACGGGAAGCATCGCAGCTGCGATCCTCATTGGCTCACGCCTCACGTCATTCGAGTCCCAGAATTGAATGAGGGGCTTGTTATCGCTTCGATGGACGTCGCCTCCGGTCCGTTCGCCCTCTCGCGCTCCGCGTAGCATAACACCGATGCCCTGGGGCGGACTACCGCAAGCGATCAACCGCTGGGGTGCTTCGTGGAGTCCTCGTCAGAGTTCGATCCTAAGAGGCACGCAGGAGCTCCGACTCGACGATTCGATACGGCCTACTTGCCGTGCTCGCGCTCGAGGCTCGCGAGGGCCTCCCGCAGCCGGAGATCGGCTTCGGCCGCTACCTCCTTGATGGCTGCATTGTCACCCATCAACCCCATCGCCGATACGGGAGCCATCGCGGCGACGGCCGACCTCCCCGGGTGCGTCTCGTAGACCACCACGTTACACGGAAGGAGAACGCCGACGTCGAGCTCCGCTCTCAGCGCGCGCTCGGCGAGCGGCGGGTTGCACGCGCCCAGGATGACGTATTTGCGGAACGTGACGGAAAGCTTTCTTTCCAGGGTGTCCTTGACGTCGATGGCCGTCAAGACGCCGAATCCCTGGTGTTTCAGGGCATCCATGACCTTCTCTACCGCATCCTCATAAGGAACCCTGATCTCGATCTTGTGTGCGAGGCTCGTATGCTCCATGGTTCGTCTCGTTTACCTTCGGGAGCAAGTTTAGCAAGTCCCGTGCCACGACAGGAATCCAGTCCGGACCGCGCTGATTGAATCAGCTGGGCCAACATCCCCGGCGAGGGCGAGCACGACTGGGGCAATTGGCGCTCAGGAGGAGCTTCGTCGGGCTGAGGTAGTATGGTCGGTCGAGGTGGCGATGAAAAACGTGACGATCCGGCTGGCGCTCGCGCTGTCGTTGTTCTTCGTGGGAGCGTCGGCCTTCGGCCAGTCGAACGAGCGCCCGGTCAACTGGAAGGATTTGCCGGAGCCGTTTCACACCGATTCCGCGAGGAACCGGCCGGAGGTCATCTCGAGACCCGATGGAGCCGTTCTCCAGCTCCCGAAAGGTTTCACCATCGAGGAGTACATGAGCGGGTTCGTTCGGCCGCGCTTCATGATGCTCGGCCCGAGCAACGAGGTCCTCCTCAGCGACAGCGGCTCCCGTGACGGTCGCGATGGCATCATCTACGTTCTCAAAGACGGCTCCATGAACAAGGTCATCGACGGGCTCGATCGACCGTACGGGCTCGAGCTCGATGACGGATGGCTCTACGTTGCGGAAACGACCTCGGTCAAGCGTTACCGCTACGACGCCGAGGCGATGAAAGTGACGGGTGGCGGCGAGGAGAT contains:
- a CDS encoding ankyrin repeat domain-containing protein — translated: MFEANARRGSGGGVLGLMSLAALFWAATVTPRTSPESNVADAARLSDIDEVRTLIERGADVDAAQGDGMTALHWAAKTGNVELARVLIEAGANLDAKTRIGEHRPLHVASAEGRSSVVLALLEAGCRVNETTTTGATALHFAAGSGSAEAVAILLQHGAEVNPKEPVWGQTPLMFAAAAGRTDVVEVLLEHGADPAIAAKMVDVAARNKLDRAERRERNRRVAELRSTEKDVVGQPPSTSDQARSQAIAESQREREEAEKRGNEPEPLNYADLVGMHGGLTPLLLAAREGHTESALALIKGGADINQVSRADGTSPMLIAMINGHFDLAMRLFELGADPNLASDAGATPLYAALNMHWAPKARHPQPVAYLQQKLTYMEVMETLLKAGVDPNVRLKKTLWYTTYNRDLLGVDRTGATPFWRAAYALDITAMRLLLAYGADPSLPTIKVPERRDPELGEVDDVDRSGLPPVPMGGPAVYPIHAASGVGYGQGFAGNSHRHVPDGWLPAVKFLVEELGADVNARDHNGYTPLHHAAARGDNELILYLVSKGADATALARNGQTTADMANGPVQRVQPFPETVALLEKLGSQNN
- a CDS encoding DUF1552 domain-containing protein: MGCITGKHIPRRTFLRGMGASVALPFLEAMLPARKAWATSSFERTPLICIEMVHGSAGSTKWGSTQHFWSPAATGRDFDLGPTAMSSLEPFRDYLTIVSDTDVRNAEAFAPKEIGGDHFRSSAVFLTQAHPKQTESSDVYAGTSLDQIYAQRFGQDTPIPSMQLCIENVDQAGGCAYGYSCVYTDTISWKSPAEPLPMIRDPRVAFDMLFGAGGTAEERAARRQTARSVLDFVVGEVSELQAKLDAADRQRLDRYLENVREIERRIQKVEERNLSGEVRELPEAPPGVPDSFDEHVKLMFDLMALAIEADITRVFTFKMGRDASGRVYPESGVDKPFHPASHHGDKEKNIEEFSRINRYHVSLIPYLLAKLQSLHEADATLLDKSMIIYGSPMGDPNVHNHKRCPLFVVGGVNGRLGGGVHLKAEPGTPMANVMLSLMHVLGLDDVQSFGDAVAPFSLSI
- a CDS encoding DUF1592 domain-containing protein codes for the protein MRIAAAMLPVAALWLTHPDESGATGANGETGREAAVEASSLELARAVIEETCWQCHNDAALVGNMSLDSFDVSAAPNDAALAEKMIRKLRAGMMPPPGVPRPSEEGLKALVDELETQLDNVAERRPNPGRRTFQRLNRAEYAASIHDLLALDIDAGDYLPLDTKSANFDNIADAQLLSATLMEGYLRAASELSRLAVGDANATPREATYKVTRWASQTEQVEGAPYGTRGGVSVTHNFPADGEYLFRVSFHHETTGALHGSAPAILHTSADNPEQIEISVNGERIALLDIDRWMHVSDPNGVNLRTDPVFVRAGAHRVAAAFIRKFEGPVQDLIAPHDWSIASTSIADAYGMTSLPHLRDLAITGPYKATGVSETGSRRKIFTCHPVSPEDESSCASEIVSRLSSQAYRRSLSASELERLMSLYELGKEPGGFESGIRTALEGILASPHFVFRFEEPPASSEDGEAYRLDELDLAARLSFFLWGTGPDEELVARAREGGLSEPRALEAQVRRMLADPRSKALATRFAAQWLRLQDLEPMHPDVRLYPDYHDQLKNSMRRETELFFENLIREDGNVLELLEANYSFLDERLARHYDIRGVIGSDFRRVAYPDGRRGGLLGHGSILTMTSHASRTSPVLRGKWVMEVLLGSPPPPPPPNVPELEASGDAEDGRLLSVREQLEKHRSDPACHSCHRVIDPIGLVLENFDATGAWRIRDNGVPIDTSGELYDGTALESPSDLRDALLDHSTSFIRTFTENLMAYALGRRVEYYDMPAIRKIERDASGDDNRMSAFILGVVKSPAFHMKAAVIDEPTTANGSH
- a CDS encoding DUF302 domain-containing protein, giving the protein MEHTSLAHKIEIRVPYEDAVEKVMDALKHQGFGVLTAIDVKDTLERKLSVTFRKYVILGACNPPLAERALRAELDVGVLLPCNVVVYETHPGRSAVAAMAPVSAMGLMGDNAAIKEVAAEADLRLREALASLEREHGK